Within the Arthrobacter sp. UKPF54-2 genome, the region GCGGCCGTCGCCTGGCTGTTGGTTTTGCGCAGCTTCGCCTCACCGATGCTGTCCGGCAGCGCCAGCATCATCGGGGCACAGGCGGCGTTCGCCGCATCCTTGGCGGGCGCGACGTCGACGGCGGGGGAGCAGGCACTGAGCAGGAGCCCGGCGGCGGCAGCGGCGGCGAGAAGGCGAAGCGGACGGAGCGGGCCGTGCGGGCGGAGCGGGGGCATCCCTCCAGCCTATCCCGGGCCGGGGTCCGGCCGGACGCTGCCCGGCGCCGCCGCGGCCGAGCTATGGCCCGGCTACGGCTCCAGCAGGCCGAGCAGGTAGGACCCGTAACCGCTCTTCACAAGCGGCTCGGCCCGTGCACGCAGTTCGTCGTCGCTGAGGAATCCCTGGCGCCACGAGATCTCCTCGGGCGCCCCGATGATCAGCCCCTGCCGTTTCTGGACCGTCCGAACAAAGTTCGAGGCGTCATTGAGATCGTCGAAAGTCCCGGTGTCCAGCCAAGCGGTGCCGCGGGGCAGAATTTCGACGTGCAGCTTGTCCAGTCCCAAATAGGCGTTATTGACATCCGTGATTTCCAGCTCGCCGCGATGAGACGGTTTGAGGCCGCGGGCAATGTCCACCACGTCGTTGTCGTAGAAATACAGCCCTGGCACCGCGTAATTGCTCTTCGGGATTTCGGGTTTTTCTTCCAGTGTCAGCACCCGGCCCTCGCCGTCGAACTCGACCACGCCATAGGCTGCCGGATTCTGGACCCAGTAGCCGAAGACGGAGCCGCCGTCCACGGCCGCGTGTCGGGCAAGTTGGGTTCCCATGCCGGGACCGTAGAAGATGTTGTCGCCCAGGACCAGTGCCACTGCATCAACCCCAATGTGCTCCTCCCCGAGTATGAAAGCCTGCGCGAGGCCGTCGGGCGAGGGCTGCTGCCGATAGCTGAGCGAGATCCCGAACTGGGAGCCGTCCCCGAGCAGGCGTTGGAACGGGCCCGCGTCCTGGGGCGTGGTGATGATCAAAATATCCCGGATGCCCGCCAGGATCAGCGTGGACAGCGGGTAGTAGATCATGGGCTTGTCGTAGACCGGGACCAGTTGTTTGCTGATCCCGAACGTAATCGGATGCAAGCGCGATCCGGTTCCCCCGGCCAAAATGATTCCCCGCATGGGCACATCATTGAGGTTTATCGGAGTTACCGCAACAGGTAGGGTCTTGGAATATGCAGCGACTACTGATTACCGGTGGTGCAGGTTTCATCGGTGCTAACTTCGTCCGCCATGTCCTGGCGCACACCGGCGATCACGTCACGGTGCTCGACAAACTCACTTATGCCGGGAACCGGAAGTCACTGGAAGGGCTGCCGGAGGAGCGGTTCCGCTTTGTGCACGGTGACATTTGCGACGCGGCCCTGGTGGATGCGCTGGTGGCGGGGGCCGACGTCGTGGTCCACTACGCCGCCGAGTCGCACAACGACAACTCACTGCACGATCC harbors:
- the rfbA gene encoding glucose-1-phosphate thymidylyltransferase RfbA, whose translation is MRGIILAGGTGSRLHPITFGISKQLVPVYDKPMIYYPLSTLILAGIRDILIITTPQDAGPFQRLLGDGSQFGISLSYRQQPSPDGLAQAFILGEEHIGVDAVALVLGDNIFYGPGMGTQLARHAAVDGGSVFGYWVQNPAAYGVVEFDGEGRVLTLEEKPEIPKSNYAVPGLYFYDNDVVDIARGLKPSHRGELEITDVNNAYLGLDKLHVEILPRGTAWLDTGTFDDLNDASNFVRTVQKRQGLIIGAPEEISWRQGFLSDDELRARAEPLVKSGYGSYLLGLLEP